One Melitaea cinxia chromosome 20, ilMelCinx1.1, whole genome shotgun sequence DNA segment encodes these proteins:
- the LOC123663694 gene encoding lipase member I-like, which translates to MVGFDLGAHIVGMVGRSLDQKVARITGLSPARQGWDSRSGRLNNGDARYVEVIHTDSNGALGHGVNEAIGQVDFFVNGGSRQPGCFLNNRCNHEYAWKIFALSIVQNIFGNHCRNRHQVTLNTCRRGDILIMGNIQLNKRGSGLYRVNT; encoded by the exons ATGGTTGGTTTCGACCTCGGCGCTCATATAGTTGGGATGGTTGGAAGGTCGCTTGATCAAAAAGTTGCAAGAATAACTG GACTAAGTCCTGCTCGCCAAGGTTGGGATTCCAGATCTGGTCGCTTAAATAACGGAGATGCTCGATATGTCGAAGTCATTCACACAGATTCTAATGGAGCTTTAGGACACGGCGTTAACGAAGCGATTGGACAAGTGGACTTCTTCGTAAATGGTGGATCTAGACAGCCAGGCTGTTTCCTCAACAATCGTTGTAATCACGAGTATGCCTGGAAAATATTCGCTTTATCAatcgtacaaaatatttttggaaatcatTGTAGGAATCGTCACCAAGTTACGCTAAATACATGTAGACGCGGAGATATTCTTATAATGGGCAATATTCAGCTCAACAAAAGAGG ATCTGGATTATACCGCGTAAACACGTGA
- the LOC123663695 gene encoding uncharacterized protein LOC123663695: MPPKKVNKTVKKTVQVKTPRRRTKNVPQIQTEDRSKGPKLNSTNDDQNKDRVVVLTKNDINIMLANEVVERQFPKKSTLSKDPVNEVNLDLLKTTKTKPILKRKKLLKNKVPNRESTCEENTCKKNIKLVVRKIRNAPNKVQKSVPKKTQNESVPGSRKNETKKLGRHKIVPKKKSVENNETTNENFEIKPKTARRKLSLVRKAVTSGPQTRKQAGEVTKVAEPVVSPEKKENNEIINTNAKERDIILRRQSAASLSELSWTKDISSSSTTTCATVSSKDFFRIDNKIPILKLTNIERKLKNVENNNLYDINKEHPTVPVSIQFDNIICEKSAIEHCDKNNEDEKRNERYEDDEVNFHCTQLVSNLSTSSSDSNSDEEKSPKTNPTAINKLNDTLEKLSSKIKNFDLEILNWIGYRNEETNPNIEKIQQQLYQDNLLKEEMNVIIHCQSIKRMLSENSQTTDAEPVKCGECNVHTDFEKTMSSENIHESHNNSEHKYNSFNESNCQEGNVDFERIEPSKEKDLAINLLTGGMSFDDDDEDDTLSLYAESITGIESSTKNSKLECNVNHLNEEYVPKPISNNKFKSPETIKYHPTKIIEEKLIETPQNTSLGNVCEKQNADSTSIYKEQYNYTSLQENNASNENNKVNEKHSRTQNNITKLIPKSPILMDSIYKQINGVTSIVFKGICFFNLISKCKKNTCKFPHISLEVDTVKNKLLFLSDTTFIQEYMLLRCWPCLRLKYGMCFVEECIRRKLTRIVVEMALDFIRTSKKITMIDIVETILLYLNNVDLCVCEDLLMIKIMSTTFLLCDFFINTIAESQNFSRFKNVFVNLTDLMYRNGRTFSADVAAHVLERIVILPYDEGLARALIKIIRNTEACIFSNPMIGHLEQHLIRSNMELYGEYHCLKDQVLQKRTILDNCYPNTIHNDMDRSNANLNYLDKDKRYSPDTTNFDHLNKTTMEPKFTRTIDLNKINFLNVNGHVSNSSSSESEDNRFTPKNQFKNWRGRKPYDNMRHTNRNALMRPPLRPPFKRRSDQTFGGSPSKFQRRNGFHFFKDLS, translated from the exons atgccTCCaaagaaagtaaataaaacagtaaagaAAACTGTGCAAGTAAAAACACCGCGACGGAGGACTAAAAATGTACCACAAATTCAAACAGAGGACAGATCAAAAGGCCCAAAACTAAATTCAACTA ATGATGATCAGAATAAAGACAGAGTGGTAGTATTAACCAAgaatgatattaatattatgctGGCAAATGAAG ttgtaGAGAGACAATTCCcaaaaaaatctacattatcAAAAGATCCAGTAAATGAAGTAAACTTAGATCTTTTGAAGACAACAAAAACCAAaccaatattaaaaagaaaaaaattattgaaaaataaagttccAAACAGAGAGAGTACATGTGAAGAAAACACATGCAAAAAGAATATCAAACTTGTGGTGAGAAAAATCCGAAATGCACCCAACAAGGTACAGAAAAGTGTACCAAAAAAAACCCAAAATG aAAGTGTACCTGGGTCACGTAAAAATGAAACGAAAAAACTTGGAAGACATAAAATTGTACCAAAAAAGAAATCAG ttgaaaataatgaaactaCCAATGAAAATTTCGAAATCAAACCAAAGACAGCTAGAAGAAAATTATCCCTCGTTCGGAAAGCTGTAACATCTGGGCCACAAACACGTAAACAAGCAGGTGAAGTTACGAAAGTTGCTGAACCTGTAGTCTCAccggaaaaaaaagaaaacaatgaaATTATCAATACGAATGCTAAGGAACGAGATATAATTTTACGTAGACAATCAGCAGCAAGCTTGTCTGAATTATCTTGGACTAAAGATATTTCAAGTAGCAGTACCACCACATGCGCTACGGTTTCTTCGAAAGATTTCTTTCGTATTGATAATAAGATACCAATACTAAAACTAACAAATATTGAGCGGAAATTAAAAAACGTAGAAAATAACAACCTTTACGATATAAATAAGGAACATCCAACAGTACCTGTATCGATTcaatttgataatattatttgtgaaaaaaGTGCCATTGAACAttgtgataaaaataacgaaGATGAGAAAAGAAATGAAAGATATGAAGATGACGAAGTAAATTTTCACTGTACCCAATTAGTAAGTAACTTGTCCACTAGCTCCTCTGATTCAAATTCAGATGAAGAAAAATCACCCAAAACTAATCCAACAGCTATCAACAAACTTAATGATACATTAGAAAAACTGTCTTCGAAGATTAAAAATTTcgatttagaaatattaaattggaTAGGGTATAGAAATGAGGAAACCAATCCTAATATAGAAAAGATACAACAACAACTATATCAAGATAACTTACTTAAAGAGGAAATGAATGTTATCATTCATTGTCAAAGCATAAAACGAATGTTATCAGAGAACAGTCAGACTACTGATGCAGAACCTGTAAAATGTGGGGAGTGTAATGTTCACACTGATTTTGAAAAAACTATGAGTAGCGAAAATATTCATGAATCTCATAATAATAGcgaacataaatataatagtttcaACGAGAGTAATTGTCAAGAAGGAAATGTAGATTTTGAACGAATCGAACCAAGTAAAGAAAAAGATTTGGCTATAAATCTGTTAACAGGTGGTATGTcttttgatgatgatgacgaagATGACACATTATCTCTTTACGCGGAAAGTATCACTGGCATAGAATCCTCTACAAAAAATAGCAAACTCGAATGCAATGTGAATCATCTAAATGAAGAATATGTACCAAAACccatttctaataataaattcaaatctCCTGAAACTATTAAATATCATCCAACGAAAATAATAGAAGAAAAACTAATAGAAACTCCACAAAATACCAGTTTGGGTAATGTTTGTGAAAAACAAAATGCCGATTCCACCTCAATTTATAAAGAACAGTATAATTATACTAGTTTACAAGAAAATAACGCCTCCaatgaaaacaataaagttAACGAAAAACACTCGAGAACccaaaataacattacaaaattaatacctAAATCACCAATATTAATGGATTCCATTTATAAACAGATAAATGGTGTGACAAGTATAGTATTCAAaggaatttgtttttttaatctcaTTTCGAAATGCAAGAAGAATACGTGCAAATTTCCCCATATCTCTCTCGAAGTCGATaccgttaaaaataaattactcttTCTTAGTGATACAACGTTTATACAAGAATATATGTTGCTTCGTTGCTGGCCGTGTCTTAGATTGAAATACGGAATGTGCTTTGTCGAAGAATGTATTCGAAGGAAATTGACAAGAATCGTCGTCGAAATGGCCCTGGATTTCATACGTACCTCAAAGAAAATTACTATGATAGACATTGTTGAAACTATCTTATTGTATTTAAACAACGTCGACTTGTGCGTTTGTGAGGATTTATTGATGATTAAGATTATGTCGACTACCTTCCTCTTGTGTGATTTTTTCATTAACACGATAGCAGAGTCGCAGAATTTTTCGagattcaaaaatgtttttgttaatttaaccGATTTAATGTATCGTAACGGTAGAACTTTCAGTGCGGACGTAGCTGCACACGTTTTAGAAAGGATAGTTATTTTACCATACGATGAAGGTTTAGCGCGGGcgctaataaaaattattagaaataccGAAGCTTGTATATTTTCTAATCCAATGATAGGACATTTGGAGCAACACTTAATAAGATCGAATATGGAACTTTACGGCGAGTACCATTGTTTGAAAGATCAAGTTTTGCAGAAACGTACGATACTTGACAATTGTTATCCAAATACAATACACAACGATATGGATAGATCGAACGCGAATCTAAACTATTTAGACAAAGATAAGCGATATTCACCAGATACAACTAATTTCGACCATTTG AACAAAACAACAATGGAACCGAAATTCACAAGAACGATAGATctcaacaaaataaattttttgaatgTAAACGGTCACGTGAGCAACTCCAGTTCGTCGGAGAGCGAAGATAATAGATTCACCccaaaaaatcaatttaaaaattggaGGGGTAGAAAGCCTTATGATAACATGAGACATACGAACAGAAATGCTTTAATGCGTCCGCCCTTAAGACCTCCATTTAAAAGAAGATCCGATCAAACCTTCGGCGGAAGTCCTAGT AAATTTCAACGAAGGAACGGGTTTCATTTTTTCAAAGACTTATCATAG